Part of the Macrobrachium rosenbergii isolate ZJJX-2024 chromosome 2, ASM4041242v1, whole genome shotgun sequence genome is shown below.
CTTTTTGATCATATTAATATTTGGTTATTTCTGGTAAGAACTAATCAGCCGTTGCGTTACGTAACAGTAACTGATATCGGTTAACAAGCCTACCAcatcaatcttctctctctctctctctctctctctctctctctcttctttctctctctctcactggaaggTTTTCTCTATGTAAGCTCTGCTTTAAGAGTATAGTAAGAAAATCTTCGTTGATTCTTTggtaatggaaatatttgaaatcaTAATTACCAAGCATCCGAAGGCATATGACCAATAAGCTAGTCGTTTATCTAATAAGAATAGGCGCTGGgtaaaggagaagagagagagagagagagagagagagagagagagagagagagagagagagagataaaacagaaTCTCTCTTAcctttaaaaaagagagagagatatagatagataaaacagCATCTCTcttgccttagagagagagagagagagagagagagagagagagagagagagagagagagataaaacagcaTCTCTCTTAcctttaaaaaagagagagagatatagatagataaaacagCATCTCTcttgccttagagagagagagagagagagagagagagagagagagaacaggaaaagAACCGAATATCAATACTGGAATCATATCGGCGGAGGCGAGGCagagatatacagatagataacaGGCTCTTTTCGCATACAGCGCCGCGGAGGAGCGACTGGCTACATTTTGGGCAGTCACAGAGCTGTCATCGGATAGCGCTCTGGGCCAAGAGTCAGAATTGTTGATGGGTAGTGATTGTGGAAGCtgggtaagggagagagagagagagagagagagagagagagagagagagagagacgtctggtGGTGTGGTGGAGGTGTCgcagaggggagggggtgtttgtgggaggggaggaggagagggtagGGGATGTTGGAAAGGACGAGAAGGGGGTGGTGAGTGAGGAGGTCGAGGAGGACGTCGtcgttggaggaggaggagggtcatGTGGCCTTTGGCCtgggtaaggggaaggggagggggaggatgaagggtaaggggaggagaggaggggtgTAGTAGGAAGGGGGTCCTTCGGAGTTGTTGCTTCTCGCCACTCTTGACATACACGTTGATTATTCATAGAGGATGCGTGCGATGCCCTCACtgccttcccccctcccccttcccccttcccctttccccttctctttttcctcctcttattcCACCTCCCCCCCCACCTCACACACTCCGTGTCAgttgcactcacacacacaaacccttTTCGGTTCTTGTGCTCTATCTGTTTTTATAGTCCCCCATTTAATCCTTGATTTTTGTTCCGTGGGGTTATTCATGCGGCGTGGTATATTCGAGGTCATCATTGTCCTggatatctaataataataacaatctgcTGGCTTAGTTAAGTGAAAGGCTTCAGTGACGTTCTAACCTTTGTTAAGGGGAGATTTTGTTTTACCTGGGTGATGATGGTTTCAACTGTTTCAGCTTTTTCACTCTTTGAATTTTTTGctctgatatttttttcctccCTAAGAAATAGTTATTTATGTCAGTTTATTTCTcccatttatttagtttttttttttggcaggcataggaaaataaactttttcccacacgtggttctgcacatttttttttattaattttctgattagtatttttttttcttaagcagtGATCTTTATTTGTAAGTTAGGtgaattattctttattaaagatttttcttttagatacaattatacaatgaaatatttatcagtatgAAGATAATTTAAGGACATTGAAAGCCTATTTTGccctttcttaatatttttttctaagcctgctgccattattattattattattattattattattattattattattattattattattattactattattattattattattattattattattattattattattattatttgtatgacagcaaagtaaaatttttgttaaatttctgataaatttgTGCATAGTATAGAGACTAAATGTAGGTGATTAAACGTAATGTTAACCTGTCTTTTATATGACGTATATATGTTCaactttaaatattcttttaggaaaatgagaaaaacatttcCGTGCAGTGTTTCTTCTCAAAACGAATATACTAAACTCGGTTAATTTCACGTTCGAACTTAACTGATGGCCACCAGAATGCTGGATATTACAAGGCCAGCCGTTTCGTAGAAATATTTTTTCGTGGTTGGAAGGAATGGGAGCCCCTAATTTGGGCATCTGCCATACTCCCCGAAGATGGGAGACTGCCCCTAGTTGTCCTTGATTTATGAATGGTTATGAGAAACACGCTTTATTGAGATTTAGGGAAACACAGgctattttgtaattattcataAGTGCCTTTGGTATAAAGCACGAACTTGCTTGAGAGTTTCAGAAAATTTTCTCATACCCCCACCCAATATAagtacaatacaaacatatgcaaAGGATTAGTGATATAAACCTTAATGAGAAATCATTAGATGTATTCAATTCCCGAACAAAGGTACTtttacatttcaaatgaaaagtgtCAATTAGAAGGATACAATGAATGcccattataaaagtaataattatgagTAATGCAGCACTAACTTTAAAACAGTAATTGAGACAATTATAGTAAGAgaataattaggaaaatatatgttttactttCTCATGGTAAATATACAGCACCATTGCACTGGCTGTCATAATtcgtacccccaggtttaaggtttcgtaccccttggGGCACAGAtacccaggttaagaaccacacGCTCAGGGGTAACAAAGACTTGAGTTTCCTCACCAGATGCCGTGATGAACTGaatgaggttttattttttaatcttcagtATTTTAGAGACTTTTTTCGGACTCTgaatttggtattattattattattattattattattattattattattattattattattattattattattattaagaaacacaaTGGCTGTCTGGACgccgttgagtttatattgcaaTTTCTCAATTTCGGAAAGAGGTTGtcgtaacattattattattattattattattattattattattattattattattattattattattattaaggtgttcTGGACgccgttgagtttatattgcaaTTTCTCAATTTCCCAAATGAGATTCGTCGTAGCAACaagtaggttattattattattattattattattattattattattattattattagtattattattattattattattattattattattaaggcgttctggatgccgttgagtttatattgcaaTTCCTCAGTTTCCCAAATGACTTTCGTCGTAGCAGcaggtggattattattattattattatattattattattattattattattattatcgccttgcagtaatattattttatacgGAACTATTTTTGCTACTGAATATTCAGCGCCTATACTTCTCATAACCATTTCCATTCGTACGCTTGTCTCTTTTCAATTTGAAGACTATAAAGAGATCTAGAACCGATAActcagtggttcttgacctttttattaccacgccccctctaagagttggtccctccctccacgccccccttgcatctatgagtaaaattccctcccagatttaaaggcaaataaaaaaaagagaaagagaaggggtgtttttattcttttgggaatgatttagtgagatacttgacaatgCTTCTTAGCGACTTTTGTTAAGAGAATagcgaatataattagagaatttttaatttttccctagggctcgcatCCGCCCTGGAAATTGTGGCCCCCAGGTTTAGAACCACTACGAtaattgctgtcagtgcaccttaagCGGTGccagcaattgtttcatattaaTTAATCCGACCACATTTGTAActaaattgtaaatattatttttgatatttttatttactgagggAATTcagtgacacctctctctctctctctctctctctcggaaataatCAGAccaaattctattttctattttactctactctcattctctctctctctctctctctctctctcctcaaacaaaaataaaaacaatagtacTGACCATTCCCTAGGGCGCATGCAGCCGCTACCTTGCTAAGCCAAATTCTCGTACCTTCGAGTAGTAGTTTTGAAAAAAGTACTCTGAATCCCTTCGCGTGCGGAGTTGAAAGATTTCTCGAACCCAAGAATTGTTTTCCCAGAAACAGCGCTTGAACATTGagcagttttctctttctttcgaaCAAGTGTAGTTCAGAAATCttctataacaataaaatccgagtggctcttgtttgtccggcccgggtgggggcggggtaggtgggggatctggagggtacgggagacatgacacatccaccctcctcctgcaaacctgtttgtccggccagggttggggcggggtaggtaggggaacgggagggtacgggagacgtgacacagccaccTTCCTCCTGcgaacctgtttgtctgccccggctTGGGGCCGGGTAGGTGGGGGATTGGGAGGATACGGGAGACATGACAcctccaccctcctgcaaacctgtttgtccaccccagttTGGGGCGGGGTATGTAGTGGACCGGGAAGGTacaggagacatgacacatccatcctcctcctgcaaacctgttcatccaccccgggttggggcggggtaggtaagggattggGAAGGGTACAGGAGACATGACAGATCCACTCTCctgctgcaaacctgtttgtccgcccgtgGTGGGGCAGAGTAGATAGGGGATCGGGTGGGtacgggagacatgacacatctaccctcctcctgcaaacctgtttgtccaccctgggttgAGGCGGGGCAGGTAGGGGATCTGGAGGATACAGGAGACATGACagatccaccctcctcctgcaaacctgtttgtccggccagggatggggtggggtaggtaggggattgggagggtgcgggagacatgatacatccaccttcctcctgcgaacctgtttgtctgccccggctTGGGGCCGGGTAGGTGGGGGATCAGGAGGATACGGGAGACATGACAcctccaccctcctgcaaacctgtttgtccaccccggtttggggcggggtaggtagtggATCAGGAAGGTacaggagacatgacacatccaccctcctcctgttcGTTCACCTACAGGAGCATGACAGATCCTGCCCTCCTGCTGCAAACCTGGTTGGGTGGGGCAGGGTAGATAGGGGGATTGGGTAGGTAAGACATGATCTACCCTCCTCCTTGTCCAGAAgcaggtaggggatcaggagacATGACagatccaccctcctcctgcaaacctgtttgtccggccagggttggggcggggtaggtaggggatcgggaggatacgggagacatgacacatccaccctcctgcgcGCAGTGCaacgcgcgccatcaagctcgtattcTAAATAAACGCCTGGAAGTGAAAAGGTCGGAGACTTCGCTCGTGAACTATTCATTAGCAGGAGGTTTTAAAACTCCTGTATAAATAACACGACTTTCGAAGTCTCGTTTTTCATTAATGAAAGTCCGTGTCATGTGCTTGTTtggtatctttatttttttagaattatatcGAACATTGATTGGTTCATCTTGTAAATGTTTATCTGCTTAATGTTAAAAAGCCCCGCGTTTCGTGCATTTAAGAATAAAAGATGTGTTCAAATAATGCAATTGCAAGTAATCTCACTGTGTGTCAGTGCTAAAAGGTCCTAGACTTGTAATTACGATTGTAGAGAGTACTCTCCAGGCGCTCTTTCGCTCGTTTTTGGGGGATATTCTCGACCATGAGCTTCGGTATGTATTGTATCTAACTTCCGGAAATATCACAATACCTTA
Proteins encoded:
- the LOC136843096 gene encoding uncharacterized protein — protein: MSPVPSRSTTYPAPNWGGQTGLQEGGGVMSPVSSQSPTYPAPSRGRQTGSQEEGGCVTSPVPSRSPTYPAPTLAGQTGQRPHDPPPPPTTTSSSTSSLTTPFSSFPTSPTLSSSPPTNTPSPLRHLHHTTRHKIINTVRVERNKFLTHVGSDWVSGAKTGRYPHRPPTGLKNLEPGEQLHLPTQTPPPPTLPLPPPSIPCPFPKMSLKFIKSLSRYSLELDLDKRRNDEL